A portion of the Hydractinia symbiolongicarpus strain clone_291-10 chromosome 10, HSymV2.1, whole genome shotgun sequence genome contains these proteins:
- the LOC130612109 gene encoding N-acetylgalactosamine kinase-like, which translates to MGEEQPSVYNSPAKIYGEEKDVQNRFAALNDAFTKKYGHPPLFYARAPGRVNIIGEHIDYCGYAVFPMALEQDIVYAVSTNNDGKYKMANTNSNFGDYETDVKSFEITGHEWYDYVLCGHKATIDEAKIDVPVGMNTLVDGTVPKSAGLSSSSALVCCSALTTMYANKKNLSKLTLADASQRCEAYVGTEGGGMDQAISFLAEAGTAKLIEFKPLRATDVRLPDGANFVIANSLREMTKSENAGEYYNKRVSECRIAAQILSNKAGIEWRKTRRLVDTQNAMNKSLDEMVQLVEKTFHKEPYTREEVCKELNITDEELIKECLNPTTASSKEFKLYHRAKHVYSEAARVWKFKQICEENPPDSLKALGELMNASQESCAKDYECSCDELDELTTICRESGALGSRLTGAGWGGCTVSLVTSEVIESFIEKVKSRYFECNEKRREKVKEALFATKPGSGAAIILI; encoded by the exons ATGGGAGAAGAACAACCATCTGTGTATAATTCACCTGCCAAAATTTATGGTGAAGAAAAAGATGTGCAAAATCG gTTTGCAGCACTGAATGatgcttttacaaaaaaatatggccACCCTCCGTTGTTTTATGCGAGAGCACCTGGCAGAGTAAATATAATag GAGAACATATAGATTACTGTGGTTATGCTGTCTTTCCAATGGCTTTGGAGCAAGATATTGTATATGCTGTTTCAACCAATAATGATGGCAAGTACAAAATggcaaatacaaattctaacTTTGG TGATTACGAAACTGATGTGAAATCATTTGAAATAACTGGACACGAGTGGTATGACTATGTGTTGTGTGGCCATAAG gcAACAATTGACGAGGCGAAAATAGATGTTCCGGTTGGAATGAACACACTTGTTGATGGTACAGTtccaaaa AGTGCTGGTTTGTCAAGCAGTTCTGCATTAGTCTGCTGTTCTGCTTTAACAACTATGTATGccaacaaaaaaaatctttctaaG TTAACTTTGGCTGACGCCAGTCAACGATGTGAAGCTTATGTTGGAACAGAAGGTGGAGG GATGGATCAAGCTATATCCTTCTTAGCTGAGGCTGGGACA GCGAAGTTGATAGAATTCAAACCATTAAGAGCTACCGATGTTCGTTTGCCGGACGGTGCAAATTTTGTGATTGCAAATTCTTTG CGAGAGATGACGAAATCAGAGAATGCAGGTGAATATTACAACAAGCGTGTGTCGGAATGTCGAATTGCAGCTCAG ATATTGTCAAACAAAGCTGGCATTGAATGGAGAAAAACGAGACGTTTGGTAGATACGCAGAATGCAATGAATAAATCGCTTGATGAAAT GGTGCAGCTTGTAGAGAAGACATTTCACAAAGAGCCATACACTAGAGAGGAAGTTTGTAAAGAATTAAATATTACA GATGAAGAGTTGATCAAGGAATGTTTGAATCCTACCACAGCATCTAGCAAAGAATTTAAACTGTACCATCGTGCAAAGCATGTTTATTCAGAAGCAGCTCGTGTTTGGAAGTTTAAACAGATATGCGAAGAAAACCCTCCAGATTCGTTAAAG GCGCTCGGCGAGTTGATGAATGCAAGTCAAGAGAGTTGTGCTAAAGATTACGAGTGTAGTTGTGACGAGTTGGATGAACTCACTACCATTTGTAG AGAATCAGGCGCACTAGGGTCGCGTTTGACTGGCGCAGGATGGGGCGGATGTACAGTATCTCTTGTGACGTCAGAGGTCATTGAAAGCTTTATTGAAAAAGTGAAAAGCAGGTATTTTGAATGTAACGAAAAACGACGTGAGAAAGTCAAGGAAGCTTTGTTCGCAACTAAACCTGGCTCTGGCGCTGCAATTATTCTCATCTAA